The following are encoded together in the Triticum dicoccoides isolate Atlit2015 ecotype Zavitan chromosome 6B, WEW_v2.0, whole genome shotgun sequence genome:
- the LOC119323205 gene encoding pentatricopeptide repeat-containing protein At4g14850-like, which yields MSADPQLLAAAVEAAIASRSPRLGRAAHARALRLLSPGIPPFICAHLVNLYSKLDLPAAAASALASDPSPTVVSFTAFISGAAQHARPLPALSAFAAMLRLGLRPNDFTFPSAFKAAASAPPRSAAGPQIHALAIRFGYLPADAFVSCAALDMYFKTGCLGLARRLFEEMPNRNVVAWNAVMTNAVLDGRPLETVQAYFGLREAGRMPNVVSVCAFFNACAGAMLLLPGAQFHGFVVKCGFDMDVSVSNAMVDFYGKCRCAEKAKMVFDVMRVRNSVSWCSMVVAYAQNGAEEDAFAVYLGARRAGEEPTDFMVSSVLTTCAGLLGLDLGRALHAVAVRSCIDANIFVASALVDMYGKCGGVEDAQHVFLDMPQRNLVTWNAMIGGHANIGDAINALAVFSDMIASGKTAPNYITLVNVITACSRGGLTKEGYELFETMRERFGIEPRTEHYACVVDLLGRAGMEERAYDIIQRMPMRPSISLWGALLGACKMHGKTELGRIAAEKLFELDPQDSGNHVLLSNMLASAGRWAEATYVRKEMKDVGIKKDPGCSWITWKNGVHVFHAKDTKHEMNSEIRALLAKLKKQMQASGYMPDTQYSLYDLEEEEKESEVFQHSEKLALAYGLIHIPPGVPIRITKNLRICVDCHRAFKFISGIVDREIVVRDNNRFHHFKQYQCSCNDYW from the exons ATGTCGGCGGACCCCCAGCTCCTTGCGGCTGCGGTGGAGGCCGCGATCGCGTCGCGCTCCCCGCGGCTCGGCCGTGCCGCGCACGCGCGCGCcctcaggctgctgtcgccgggcATCCCGCCCTTCATCTGCGCGCACCTTGTCAACCTCTATTCCAAGCTCGACCTCCccgcggctgccgcctccgccctcgcctccgACCCCAGCCCCACCGTCGTGTCATTCACGGCCTTCATCTCCGGCGCCGCGCAGCACGCGCGCCCGCTCCCCGCCCTCTCTGCCTTCGCCGCCATGCTCCGCCTCGGCCTCCGCCCCAACGACTTCACCTTCCCCTCCGCGTTCAAGGCCGCCGCCTCCGCTCCCCCtcgctccgccgccggcccgcagaTACACGCGCTCGCCATTAGGTTCGGCTACCTCCCCGCCGACGCCTTCGTCTCATGCGCCGCGCTGGACATGTACTTCAAGACCGGCTGCCTCGGCCTGGCCCGCCGCCTGTTCGAGGAAATGCCTAACAGAAACGTGGTAGCTTGGAACGCAGTGATGACCAACGCCGTGCTCGACGGCCGGCCCCTCGAGACGGTCCAGGCTTACTTTGGGCTCCGGGAGGCTGGCAGGATGCCGAATGTCGTCTCGGTCTGTGCGTTCTTCAACGCGTGTGCCGGGGCGATGCTCCTGTTGCCTGGGGCCCAGTTCCATGGGTTTGTGGTGAAGTGTGGTTTTGACATGGATGTCTCGGTGTCGAATGCGATGGTTGATTTCTATGGGAAGTGCCGATGTGCGGAGAAGGCAAAGATGGTGTTTGATGTGATGAGAGTCAGGAACAGTGTATCATGGTGTTCCATGGTTGTTGCATATGCACAGAACGGGGCAGAGGAGGATGCTTTTGCTGTGTACCTGGGTGCGAGGAGGGCAGGGGAAGAGCCGACTGACTTCATGGTCTCCAGCGTGCTCACTACATGCGCAGGCCTGCTAGGCCTTGACCTTGGGCGTGCTCTGCATGCAGTTGCTGTACGCTCTTGCATCGATGCAAACATCTTTGTTGCAAGTGCATTGGTTGACATGTACGGGAAGTGTGGGGGTGTTGAAGATGCTCAACATGTCTTTTTAGATATGCCACAGCGGAATCTTGTCACATGGAATGCGATGATTGGAGGGCATGCCAACATCGGTGATGCTATAAACGCACTTGCGGTGTTCAGTGATATGATAGCGAGTGGAAAGACAGCACCTAACTACATCACACTTGTAAATGTGATCACAGCCTGCAGTAGAGGAGGTTTGACCAAGGAAGGATATGAGCTGTTTGAGACAATGAGGGAGAGGTTTGGGATAGAACCACGGACTGAGCACTATGCTTGCGTGGTTGACTTGCTTGGGCGTGCAGGAATGGAAGAGCGAGCTTATGACATTATACAGAGGATGCCAATGAGACCTTCCATTTCTCTCTGGGGAGCACTACTTGGGGCGTGCAAGATGCATGGGAAGACAGAGCTGGGAAGGATTGCAGCTGAGAAGTTGTTTGAACTTGACCCTCAGGACTCTGGCAATCACGTGCTACTCTCGAACATGCTCGCATCAGCCGGCAG ATGGGCAGAAGCAACTTATGTAAGGAAGGAGATGAAAGATGTCGGAATCAAGAAAGACCCGGGGTGTAGCTGGATCACATGGAAAAATGGTGTGCATGTTTTCCATGCCAAGGACACCAAACATGAGATGAATAGCGAGATCCGGGCATTACTGGCCAAGCTTAAAAAACAAATGCAAGCTTCTGGGTACATGCCAGACACACAATATTCACTTTATGATCTTGAGGAAGAAGAGAAAGAATCAGAGGTGTTTCAACATAGTGAGAAGCTTGCCCTGGCCTATGGACTCATTCACATTCCGCCTGGTGTACCTATAAGGATCACAAAGAACTTGAGAATATGTGTGGATTGTCACCGAGCTTTCAAGTTTATATCTGGTATTGTTGATAGGGAGATAGTTGTGAGGGACAATAATAGGTTTCATCACTTCAAACAATATCAATGTTCATGCAATGATTACTGGTGA
- the LOC119323206 gene encoding protein SINE1-like, which yields MGRSLSPLLRQELENLDKDADSRRNAMKTLKSYAKQLDSKSIPHFLAEVSDNKAPGLPSGEFTISLYEVLARVHGRNIVPQIGNIMSTITRTLSSSGGSFPLHQACSKVVPAIARYGIDPSAPEEEKARIIASLCKPLCGALMSDQDGAASGAALCLKALVESSNWRFASGEAVNEVCLKVAGAMHDRSTRSNAHMGLAMALVKHNGLIAEAYARSLVRSALQVLDGDAAESSSQKRLSAIQMINFFMKFVDPRSISSELGKVVVVMEQCQNDRMPFVRGAAFETSQTAKNIAAQKGSRHEVTTSPMVGSNFQKRREESPCRSLWSAKGSSPASSTMSASPVQFQSPESQVVDSTIMYGSSTLTESPISIGQSSCNFNQSRRANRRLWSNDGVDVSLKDGLFIRFCSNGKCLEDDLGEVCDSEVTDADFECTGTFTGFVSASPNNTLPTDETPSPQASERPISIDDVKLYTTPRKLLRSLQSSYDFDSDRHKEKSIMKLNCTSLSSSSSSSSSSPPSDQEHKELTESSEDMQSEHSESKTEEGNKETETAADRPSAKGTMEIICNEDKSGLSSTEVENTTCEESSEVEFKELDVCVKRSRGKTSKYKTAFSCLLGIIIFIVAIIAVLIRIDSAEDYVGLVPT from the exons ATGGGCCGGAGCCTGAGCCCGCTGCTCCGGCAGGAGCTGGAGAACCTGGACAAAGACGCCGACAGCCGTCGGAACGCCATGAAGACGCTCAAGTCCTACGCCAAGCAGCTGGACTCCAAGTCCATCCCGCACTTCCTCGCCGAGGTCTCCGACAACAAAGCCCCCGGCCTGCCCTCCGGCGAGTTCACCATCTCGCTCTACGAGGTGCTCGCCAGGGTCCACGGCCGGAACATCGTGCCGCAGATCGGCAACATCATGTCCACCATCACGCGCACGCTGTCCTCGAGCGGCGGCTCCTTCCCGCTGCACCAGGCGTGCTCCAAGGTGGTGCCAGCCATAGCGCGGTACGGCATCGACCCCTCGGCGCCCGAGGAGGAGAAGGCGCGCATCATCGCCTCCCTCTGCAAGCCCCTCTGCGGCGCGCTCATGAGCGACCAGGACGGCGCGGCGTCGGGCGCCGCGCTCTGCCTCAAGGCGCTCGTGGAATCGAGCAACTGGAGGTTTGCGTCCGGTGAGGCCGTCAACGAGGTCTGCCTGAAGGTCGCCGGGGCGATGCACGACAGGTCGACCCGGTCCAATGCTCACATGGGCCTGGCAATGGCGCTTGTCAAGCACAACGGCCTGATCGCAGAGGCGTATGCGAGGTCCCTTGTGCGGTCTGCCCTGCAGGTTCTTGACGGCGACGCCGCGGAGAGCAGCTCCCAGAAGCGGCTCTCGGCGATCCAGATGATCAATTTCTTCATGAAGTTTGTCGACCCCAGGAGCATATCCTCGGAGCTTGGCAAGGTGGTGGTTGTCATGGAGCAATGCCAGAACGACCGCATGCCGTTCGTCCGAGGCGCCGCGTTTGAGACGTCGCAGACCGCCAAgaacattgctgcgcagaaggggtCGAGGCACGAGGTCACCACGAGCCCGATGGTAGGCTCCAACTTccagaagagaagagaggaaagCCCATGCAGGAGCCTCTGGAGTGCCAAGGGCAGCAGCCCTGCAAGCTCCACCATGTCTGCTTCACCGGTTCAGTTCCAGTCCCCTGAATCGCAGGTGGTAGACTCAACCATCATGTATGGCAGTAGTACGCTCACCGAATCGCCCATCTCGATCGGGCAGTCTTCTTGCAATTTCAATCAGAGCCGGCGCGCAAACAGGAGGTTATGGAGCAACGATGGTGTGGATGTTTCTCTCAAGGATGGCTTGTTCATTAGGTTCTGCTCAAACGGCAAGTGCCTTGAAGATGacctgggggaggtttgtgacagcgaaGTAACCGATGCTGATTTTGAGTGCACTGGCACATTCACAGGGTTTGTTTCAGCCAGCCCCAACAACACCTTACCAACAGATGAGACCCCCAGTCCGCAG GCTTCTGAAAGGCCCATCAGCATTGATGATGTGAAGCTATACACGACGCCGAGAAAGCTTCTCCGATCTCTCCAGAGTTCGTACGACTTCGACTCTGATCGCCACAAGGAAAAATCAATCATGAAGCTGAACTGCACATcattgtcgtcgtcgtcatcatcatcatcatcatcaccaccatcagaTCAGGAACATAAGGAACTAACCGAGTCATCTGAGGATATGCAATCTGAGCATTCTGAGAGTAAGACTGAAGAGGGGAACAAAGAGACTGAAACCGCTGCTGATAGGCCTAGCGCTAAGGGTACTATGGAGATTATCTGCAATGAAGATAAATCAGGTCTGTCTAGTACTGAAGTTGAGAATACAACCTGTGAAGAATCCTCCGAGGTTGAATTCAAGGAGCTGGATGTTTGTGTGAAAAGAAGCAGAGGGAAGACCAGCAAGTATAAGACAGCATTCAGTTGTCTTTTGGGcataatcattttcattgttgcaaTCATCGCTGTGTTAATTAGGATAGACAGTGCTGAGGATTATGTTGGTCTAGTCCCCACTTGA